The sequence actatctaaaccAAGTTCCTCTCCTTCCTTTGTCTGCTCGTTTATATATTTACAGCTTTTACGTTACAATTATGTTCAAAGATGCACAAAGTGTCAAAGATGCTAACTAAGGAGGACAAGACCGCAAAATGAccaaaaaataaagaagagaataTATCACACCAGCCACGTCTCATTTACATGTGTACATTTTAATCATGGTGcgtatattatatgtatttgaGGATAGTGTCTCTTCACTGGTTACTAAGTAACTCTGAAATACAATGATTATTTCTTTATGATCTTCAATAACaagtaaaattaatgataaaagtacatacttatacatacttcATCTTTTCAATCAATCTAGAAAAAACTTTCAAGCCAGTTTCTCAAAACttaaaatttttggaaaaaaatttgcatctaatttattttaatattgaaagaattttgtaatataaacatgaaaaaaataaagatttatatgGCCTACAATCTGGAAACCCAGTTTTTTGGAAATTGATAAACTTaatcataaataaaatgagaaataataCAATTGAAAGTTTCTCCTatgcattgaaaatatataaatttcctcgttaaaatgttttgtaaattagatttttcaaaaggctttttaAATGAACGAAAGCAATCAATAAACAACAAAGTAGACAGAGATCGAAGTAATAACCCAAATTAACTTTGTTTTAATAGAGCAGAGTTGTGATCTTAAGGGCCAAACTAAGATGAAAACGTTAAAGAGGAAAAACGAATAACTGCTTGTATAAACCCTTGAGCAGCGCCCTAAGAGGAAGTCTAGGCGATAAAGAAATGAACACAGTGTACTCTTACTTAGAACAATAGACAGCATCCAACGCAGTGAAGGTGCACCGTGGGAACAGGCACAGCTGCAAGAACGCCGTGACGGTATCGTTCTTGGGCGATCTGGCAGCCCGCAGCATGAACCACTTGTCTTTCTCCTGGAGGGTGAAAGATAAAACAAATCATCAGTTCAGGACAAAACCATAGGAGAAGGATCCCAACTTACATACAtttagatacaaacacaaatctaactaaaaataataaagatacgatgaagaaagactgaaataaaatatataatttaatacaataaGCAAGTTGATGTATGCAATAACctcatatctatttcatatgaaacctgactatttgttgacctttgtagctggaaatcataggtatgGGATTCAAGTTGGCCCTACCCTAGGCCAAAGTTTGTCAAAATTCcacttaaaaacagcttcttggaacctattaagtttttaAGTCGAGGACCTTTTGTacgttggaagaagaagaagaagaagaagaagaagaagaagaagaagaagaagaagaagaagaagaagaagaagaagaaaaaaaataaataaataaaagcagctATTTTCTCTCGGGACTAAACCTCTCTTAAAAGCAACGCTCACCTGTTGCAATCTGGCACGAACTCGTTCGACGTGCTCCTTCTGccgcttctcttcctcttgtagttTTTCTCTGAGCGATACTAGACGGTCGgtatccttttttcttttgctgGAGGATGGCTGTAAAGGGAGAAGAGATTTGTTTGCATTGAAGGGATTAGAGTTCTTtgtttaattaaaaattatataaaattttaactGTATGCAGAAGTGTACCATAAAAATAGATTCTACAGAAGATATTTCCGtggtaaaaaaagggaaaaatatattcaatatgtacaacAAATGCACTTTGAAATTTTGTACTAATTCTAAAGAGATTTTCTCTACTAcatcataaaaaaaagtaaataccatGATAGAATACAGTCCCATACTTACATTTAcatcaattttctttatttccttttcatatatatgtgtaggtaCTTCTAGGTCTGACATCGTCAACGTCCAGAAAGTGAGGAAAAATGACGGGTCCATGTCCTCCCAAACCTGTAAGattcaaataaaattattcaacTTTTACATCCTAAAAAGAAATTAACGACACGCCATTAAATAACCCATTCCATCAGAAGATATTCTGACTATAATTTGTGCGGTGGCAAGCGTGTCTCGTGTGAACGAtatagattatcaagatggagatagaTGGGACATATTTTAATATGGGAGGATGAGTTAATCCAGGTTGTAACTGAATGGGAACCAGGCAGTAGGAGAGGaccgtggtagaccaagagaaacgtggctgatgacaatgcgaagggaggttGGATTTGAGAATTTGATTGAGctcagagatggcacaggaaagtgGCGTATAGCGTAAACTCACTCAGCCCTTACGCATCCCATGGGGCCAGAGAATTAAGTaaattaagggaagagaggaaaggttcccttttgttccttttttttatgttggctaccccccccaaaaaaaaaaattgaggaagtgccttagtaaatagatagatacatacatataccaaggcacttcccccaattttgggggtaagccgacatcaacaaatgaagccaaaaaaaaaaaagggggacctctactctctacgttcctcccaggctAACAAGGGACtgaactgagttcagctggtactgctagggtgccacagcccaacctcccacattatccaccacaaatgaagctagATAGATAGAAGAATAAAATCCCTTTGGTATTTCTCTTAGAAACCGCCAAACAGCCACGTCTCCTTAGACAACACGTTAAATTGTTAATAGATAATGCAAGGGAGAGCTGATCTTACCTTGTTTAAATAAACTTGTACACAAAAGAGGGGATCCCCTAATCAGTTATATCTACAGAAACAATACCAAAGCATAGAAAATGCTACAAAAAATAAGTCCCAAACATTGACCTCTTATCAAGTGTACAATAGACATGATTTTCCTACCTCAAAACAACAATGATTCTCTTGAACAGCATTAGCACCTTCCTGTTCAAGTATCAGAAGAAATCAACTATGAATTGTTTAAGCAATATACTTTTAAAGACTCACCTTACAACTAAAATGAGGTCTGATATTAGTAACAATAGGTCCAAACACCTCATTGCAAGCTTCCAGGTAGCGTTTTTTCTTCTGTTCGATTGTCAACTTCTTTTCTCCTCTATCCTGTCTTCTTAATTCATCatatttcaactgaaaaaaaaaaggacattatgAAAGGAATCTGATGTACTAAGATAATGTTACATTATATTTTCTAGTTTGGTTTTCCGTAcctgtaaaaaataaaagaatttattaaGGTTCTGATGGCAATGTCTATAATttcaagtcatttgtatttttccttggtaTACAGCTTAGTTCTTGAATATACATAGGAAACTTACACAGGAGTTGGGACTGATGAtgcaatatccaaaaataaagGACTCTGTTTTGAATTTTATGTATGAGCAATTAAATATAAAAGCGGGCAACACATACTGTGGTAACTATGAATGGCCGAGTGGTGCACTGTGCATGAATGTGTTTAGAAAAATATTTGGTCAAAAATAGTTGTTTCATAACAAACCCATCTATATTGCATCACCTGAACTTCAATTTAAAattcattccattttcttttaatgaCAAACTACAATGAAATACTAAAATGACCACTATTCAACCAGAAAGAATTAAATTTCATACTGCTGCTTCAACTAAGCTTACAGCTTAGCTtactatagtagtagtagtggtagtagtaatataATCTTAAAATATACTTACATTTAACATATTTGTGAACAACGGCCGAGCTAAAAAGAAGGCTACGTCAGCATTAACATGGCAGTCTGATAACAAGGTTCCAATGCTGGGAAGTCTGTCGCTCAGTTCGTCTATGGTGACCATTTGGAACAGATAAGATCCGAACTGGACCATCGTGTCTTGAcactgaaataataaaaacaagagatatgtataatacaataaaatatatatcatcacTCAATAACACATGTTGAGAATACAGTATAAGAATAATTCAGCCTGTAATGTGAAAGAAACTCATTCTTCATAAATTTAATCCTTAGAGGTCCAATAAGAGAACTTACTTGATCATACAGTTTCCCAACTAGCTTCAGGTGAGGCGATTCCGTCTGGTTGTAAACGACCGAATTTCTTTGCTGTGCCATTAGAAGAAGCAAGGGTATGGCCAGGTTGTTCTCGAGAAGAGCTTCCTTCAGTCTCACGGAGGATCTTTTTATATTTCGTTCCTGCTGGTACTGTCCGGCTTCACGGCGGAGTAGTTCGCCTCCGCACATGGCATCGAGCTAGAAGACAGGAAGATAGGTTGAGACGCCAAGAGAATAGAGGAACATATTCAAATAATTTGTTCGAAACCACAAAAATTACAGAAGGTTATAACTCACGATAATGCATTATTGGACAAAACGTTTCGTGGAGTACTGTACCGGACTTTACAAGTTATGagtttaaaatggaaataaatcaaCCGACATCTTCTCTTACCTGTTCTGACGTAAGATCTTCCAGAGTATCGATGCCGCCCATCTTCTGAACGATTTCTCTTAGTATGAGAAGATCTATAGACTTTTCACACTTCAATTGATTGGCTACAAACTGAAGTATACCACCAAGGTCCATTGGATACTTTTTGAAGACTGTGCCACAGAAGTTAGACAGCGACTGTAACCACGGAGATATGGccatggctatcaaaagaaagacaAACGATTAATTGTTATTCTCCAAATAGGTCAGGTAACAAACAACATTAGTTTGAGACATTCATAGAGACTTTCGAACGATTGATAATGCTAATATGTAAACTAAAAACATAATACTTTCTACAACAGGTTCTTTTTTGGTTTACTAGTAGTTGTTCATATCCTGCTCCTATAATCCTATCCGACAAAAAGACTTTCTACATCGCAAGCTGCTTCAGTACCAATTTTCTTGAGAggtaaattttattgatatacatttTTTAGTCTGGCATTAAAGACCAAATAGATTATTGTGATACTCTATTCCAATACTCAAAGAGGCAAATTTCATTTTAAGAATTAGCTTCTAATATGCAATTGGAATATGTACGCATAATAATCTAAAATCATTAAATGCTAGCAAGGAAAAGATGAAGAACGAATGCTTACCATCATTGGCTGTTCTGTCTTTGTTTTCCGACAAGATTTCCACGATACAATAAGCGAGCATATCGTAAGACAGAGAAGTCAGGTACTTGAAACTATCGACAACCGGTCCGATTAAATTGTCATAGAGCTGAACTTGAATCAGGATCTGGGAagaaaaaattagatatattttggAGATCATTTTGAATTAGAAGCTATGAAAGTCAAAATAAAAAAGCTTAATacttatcaccaaaaaaaaaaaaaaaaaaaaatgagaaagggagagagagatagaattcaGTCCCTTATTATAATACTGTACTTCTCAAGTTATATAAGCTTTAATATACTCAAAAttccttttatattaaaatatgatCAAATGTTTGATAGGAAAAATAATACTCAACATTACTTATATTTAATTGAATAACCTAATGACTTTAAAATACTGCAATCTTAGGGCACATTTCACTCTTTAGTATAGTATTTAAGAATACACAGTCGTATATACAGTACCACCAGAACACGGTACTCAGTACGGGGTAACTTTGCCGCACTGTACTCACATAGTGGAATATCGGACCCGGATTGTTGTGGGTCAACTTGCCGATGCCTCGACTAACGGGCTTGATTGTTTCTTTGGTGATTCTCATCATTATGAACTTGGCTTTCTTGAGAAGTCTGGTTCTAGCTTTCACTAATATCGGGTGTTGGGTGTGAGTCTCGTTTTTCCAGCGACCGTAAATTTTGTACCTGGAACAAATAGAGATAAGTATTAGCCCTTTTACCCTCGTCATAAGGTTAAATTCCGAGCACatcatgctatatattttttttcaaattgctctaacagccttaatttttgtcgtagagaggtcaggttggtctcattcttttaggaaaatgcctgaagtttctcataaagttatcaaacacacgtaaataacagtgttttgcaagaacgtaccggtacgtcctttaggggcgaaagggttaataataataatctgagtcaAGTTaggacgatgaaacaatctccaacagatttagtagatttgagaacaaatctctcagaaggatattgggagttaaatgacaggacaggattaaaaatgaaacggtTTAAATAGCACTGTCGTAGGTACATTACGATTTATGATAGGGTCTAGGGAAGCAAGAGTGCACCTTGGGGATAAATTTAGCTGTCTCCAATGTAATGAGGGCACTAACTACCAGTGGGAGAGATGGATACATTATGAGTCTTCAGCATCCATTTAAGTTACTAATGATATAAAAAGAGAGAGTTGTCATGAAGTGTAATTTCAAAAATATCTTTACattagagaaaaataagaaaaaaaattaactaagaacAGAATTGGTAAGACTTGTGCAAGACTTTATTAGTGAATAGCAACTATGTACATAAAATTATCATGTAAGGACTTGGTTATGATAAGAGGAAATCAAAGCAAGGACAGGAGTATAGAGTAATAATTGCAAATCAACATATCATTCATGAGTTGCAAGGCATCGGGGACAACACGATGGGAATTATTACAGGAAATATCCCCAAAACAGCTATAAAATCATACAGAATGAAAGCAGAAATGCCGGAGATACTCTAATATCATTAAAACAAAACCCTTTGGCACTAACCTATGCTGGTAAGGATATACTTTCACAACTTCCCAGATTTCTTCGGCTAAACACGGATTTGAATCTAGAACTGAAAGGGAAGGGAGTAGCACCTCGTCGAGCACAGTGAGGAATTCGTAGTAGAAGTCCTGTCGCATGCCTTCTCCACTCATTGTAATCTATGGGAGGATGAAAAGAAGTTATATCGCATGTTGAATACAAAGTACTTACGGCTAACATTATACCATTAGATTATAATCAAAATACTCTTTTCTGCATTTTGAATACATTAAAACATAAGAGATAACTATACTTAATTAAAAAGTATTCAGAATTATTCGAACTAAAGAACAACACACGTCAATACCTGCTTCAGAGCCATCTTGGCAACCCTTAAAACTTTGTATATCAACCCTGGATCGTGATAGATATGAGGTCCCAGGGCACACAACATGGGGAATATAGTGTTGCAGACATCTTCAAATGTGTAGGCAGGTGGCGGTGCTAAGGAATTGTTGATCAACTCGACTACTGTTCCTTTCAGACGACTTGGGAGGACGCATACCCTGGAattcaaaagataaataaaattacaaGGCTTCGATATAATTGATCGAGAGGAAGTTGTACCACGAAGAAACATACAAAATAATTCCCAATACAGCAAATACCGTACGTGAAATAAAATGGCTCTCACTTGCGATATATTGGCTCTATTGTAGCATGGATCAGCTTGCAGAGCGCTTGACTTATAGGAGGACAGGAGACAAGGTAGTAGTCAGGAAACCGCCGGGAGAGTTCGTTGAAATTATCCCAAGCACCAACCTGTTGATAGAAAAGAGGTAAATCTCATTACAAAACCTCCCAACGACATAATGACATTCTTCCGgccagttatacatacatacatataccaaggcatgaAACAGAAACGGGGACCTatcctctctacgtttctcccagcctgacaagggactcaaccgagttcggctggcacAGCTAGGTAAAATACTATTATATAACAGTAAAACCCAAATCTCTGGGATACCAAAAAGTTCAGTATACTCGCCTCCAAGAGAGCAATGCAAAGCTGGACTTTCTGATTGGTgtaatatttttccatatttctcaactcctctctttctctctcatcatcttccttttctttttctttgttgtccTTCTCTTTATCTTTGGTGGAAACGACATGGACCTTCATGGCAATGTCCCTCGCTTCACTCTCTTCCCTTTGATAGTCCTCAATCATTGATGAGTCTTCTGGCGTTAGCTGtaaaattagcaataaaaaaaacataGATTTCAGTATAAGTTTCAGGAAACTATCATATCAACAGacaaaatattgttagatcaaaagaTAAGACCATAAAAGCATATTAGACTACCCTTGCTAATATATAAAGTCTCGGATATAATACCACTTCTTGATTTGTTTAAAATTACATTACAGTTTTTGAAGATTAAGAAGAACTGGATGTCCTAAATATTTCCAAGTAAATCTGCCCAACAACAAAAATTACATTAGAGATAAAAAATCCACCGTACTTACCCATTTGTATATATCACTAAAATGCAAGATGTTGGCTTGGATTAGCAACGCTATAGTCGTGTATATACCCTTCCCCGTTCTTCCGTTTAGCCCATATGAGTTTAGCTTGAAACCCAGGAGCTCACTTATTGTCGAGGACTCACAGGGATAGAGCTTAAGCAGACCTGTATAAAACTCGTGCTGGTGTGGACGGCATTCCAAAGATTCTAAAATCAAATCCAAAACACGGTTTGGATCGAGATTAAACCCACCTGAAAATAGAGACAAAAACAAGACAtgagtaatatacatacatacatacaccaaggcacttcccccaattttggggggtagccgacatcaacaaagaaacaaaaacaaaaaggagacctctactctctacgttcctcccagcctaacaagggactcaaccgagttcaggtggtgctactagggcgccacagcccaccctcccacattatccaccacagatgaagcttcataatgctgaatcccctactgctgctacctccgcggtcatctaaggcatcagcagggcctaccagaactgcgtcacaatcgctcgccattcattcctatttctagcgagctctcttgcctctctcacatctatcctcctatcacaaatCATCAATACAAGTGTTGATTTCTCTATGATGTCCAGCTGACATTAGCAGGAggaaaatacacaaacaagggttcTACTGTATGTTCGCTTGTGACATAAAGAAAGTGGGAACTTACCGATCAAACTCCGTATGACCTGTATCATCGACTTGGGAGTAATTCTGTCGGTTATGTCTTGGTTGAGTTCCGTGACAAGTTTGGCATAACCTTCCGTTTCTTCACGCAACAGGTTGAATTTCTGTTGTTTGTAGCTGTAAAAAACAATTCTCATTACAATATACTACTTTTTTCAAGAAGGTAAAAGCTTATAATGTCTCAAACTTTACATTACAATTTCTACTTCACAGCCTAAGATTTCAGTATAGTAAATAATGCCATAATGAATAAAACTAAGCTTGGAATAAGAGAGCCAAATGATAAAGATAATTacaaacaaggatatatatatatatatatatatatatatatagaaccaatcTTTTCAAATTTCCATGTAACTGTACAGTAATTATAAAATTTACCATCTTTCTGACCAGAACACTTACAATAACTTTGTCTTGACTTTAATCTGTCTTGTGTGAAAAGTCTTTTTGTTCTTCACAACTCCCGCCTCTCCTAAGGTTTCAATTTCCAGTCTCTCTTTCAACAACTTATCTGTTTCTAGACTCTTCAAGAGCGTCATCAGAGGCTCTCGATTTTTCCCCATGCGATCTGTGGCAGAATTTTCCAAGTCGAGCAGCATGGAAACCTCGACCAATTGAGAAGACATATCTGGATGCAAGTTCTGAAATGAACGGAGAAAATACATTAATCAAACGGTAACTTTGGAGAAAAAGAATTAATCTTAGAAGTAACTTTTGTGAACGGGTGCTTATTCCAGAGAGCAGTAAATAGGAATGCTGATACTCAAATTATTGGATTCATCAAAGAGAgaataagttaacccttttacccccaggctctttggaaatttccaacccttaacccccagggggttatttttttccccagcaaattttgcaaatattttttttaaattgctctaacagccttaatttttgtcatagaaaggtcaggttggtctcattctcttggaaaatgcctgaattttctcaaaaaattatcaaaaatatgaaaaaaaaaaattttatagcattttttagcaaggatgtaccggtacatccatggggataaagggatggc comes from Palaemon carinicauda isolate YSFRI2023 chromosome 3, ASM3689809v2, whole genome shotgun sequence and encodes:
- the tho2 gene encoding THO complex subunit 2 isoform X2, with translation MAGVHRLFTPETWKNWDKTGRSEVLQTIKDFVKDDPDNPGFSQPGEAGDLSRALYEILTAFLKGNLRKEQARPFIAEIINLHPDMSSQLVEVSMLLDLENSATDRMGKNREPLMTLLKSLETDKLLKERLEIETLGEAGVVKNKKTFHTRQIKVKTKLFYKQQKFNLLREETEGYAKLVTELNQDITDRITPKSMIQVIRSLIGGFNLDPNRVLDLILESLECRPHQHEFYTGLLKLYPCESSTISELLGFKLNSYGLNGRTGKGIYTTIALLIQANILHFSDIYKWLTPEDSSMIEDYQREESEARDIAMKVHVVSTKDKEKDNKEKEKEDDEREREELRNMEKYYTNQKVQLCIALLEVGAWDNFNELSRRFPDYYLVSCPPISQALCKLIHATIEPIYRKVCVLPSRLKGTVVELINNSLAPPPAYTFEDVCNTIFPMLCALGPHIYHDPGLIYKVLRVAKMALKQITMSGEGMRQDFYYEFLTVLDEVLLPSLSVLDSNPCLAEEIWEVVKVYPYQHRYKIYGRWKNETHTQHPILVKARTRLLKKAKFIMMRITKETIKPVSRGIGKLTHNNPGPIFHYILIQVQLYDNLIGPVVDSFKYLTSLSYDMLAYCIVEILSENKDRTANDAMAISPWLQSLSNFCGTVFKKYPMDLGGILQFVANQLKCEKSIDLLILREIVQKMGGIDTLEDLTSEQLDAMCGGELLRREAGQYQQERNIKRSSVRLKEALLENNLAIPLLLLMAQQRNSVVYNQTESPHLKLVGKLYDQCQDTMVQFGSYLFQMVTIDELSDRLPSIGTLLSDCHVNADVAFFLARPLFTNMLNLKYDELRRQDRGEKKLTIEQKKKRYLEACNEVFGPIVTNIRPHFSCKVWEDMDPSFFLTFWTLTMSDLEVPTHIYEKEIKKIDVNPSSSKRKKDTDRLVSLREKLQEEEKRQKEHVERVRARLQQEKDKWFMLRAARSPKNDTVTAFLQLCLFPRCTFTALDAVYCSKFVKMLHDLKTPNFSTLICYDRMYCDITYTVASCTEQEANRYARFLLGTLETVMHWHASQSNYEKECANYPGFVTKYRVSRQEANDYVDYENYRHVVHKWHYKITKALVTCLESGDYIQIRNAILILQGILSRFPAITNLAAVIEKRIERVKNQEKSRRNDLYVLANSYSGRLKAAKSTLMPETDFHIVPKRTPPTSKVVNGTTEKAQAASKDGKAVGEVTENDKEVKVESTEATNGDVDMKEEKRETRSGKKEAEDKKDSSEAKKDDKKEDPKKKAKDGKRAKPDEEDETVEADREREGSVVSNSSSSSVKMEPPEGSTRGSKRRKTETNSKNSSDTSS
- the tho2 gene encoding THO complex subunit 2 isoform X1 produces the protein MAGVHRLFTPETWKNWDKTGRSEVLQTIKDFVKDDPDNPGFSQPGEAGDLSRALYEILTAFLKGNLRKEQARPFIAEIINLHPDMSSQLVEVSMLLDLENSATDRMGKNREPLMTLLKSLETDKLLKERLEIETLGEAGVVKNKKTFHTRQIKVKTKLFYKQQKFNLLREETEGYAKLVTELNQDITDRITPKSMIQVIRSLIGGFNLDPNRVLDLILESLECRPHQHEFYTGLLKLYPCESSTISELLGFKLNSYGLNGRTGKGIYTTIALLIQANILHFSDIYKWLTPEDSSMIEDYQREESEARDIAMKVHVVSTKDKEKDNKEKEKEDDEREREELRNMEKYYTNQKVQLCIALLEVGAWDNFNELSRRFPDYYLVSCPPISQALCKLIHATIEPIYRKVCVLPSRLKGTVVELINNSLAPPPAYTFEDVCNTIFPMLCALGPHIYHDPGLIYKVLRVAKMALKQITMSGEGMRQDFYYEFLTVLDEVLLPSLSVLDSNPCLAEEIWEVVKVYPYQHRYKIYGRWKNETHTQHPILVKARTRLLKKAKFIMMRITKETIKPVSRGIGKLTHNNPGPIFHYILIQVQLYDNLIGPVVDSFKYLTSLSYDMLAYCIVEILSENKDRTANDAMAISPWLQSLSNFCGTVFKKYPMDLGGILQFVANQLKCEKSIDLLILREIVQKMGGIDTLEDLTSEQLDAMCGGELLRREAGQYQQERNIKRSSVRLKEALLENNLAIPLLLLMAQQRNSVVYNQTESPHLKLVGKLYDQCQDTMVQFGSYLFQMVTIDELSDRLPSIGTLLSDCHVNADVAFFLARPLFTNMLNLKYDELRRQDRGEKKLTIEQKKKRYLEACNEVFGPIVTNIRPHFSCKVWEDMDPSFFLTFWTLTMSDLEVPTHIYEKEIKKIDVNPSSSKRKKDTDRLVSLREKLQEEEKRQKEHVERVRARLQQEKDKWFMLRAARSPKNDTVTAFLQLCLFPRCTFTALDAVYCSKFVKMLHDLKTPNFSTLICYDRMYCDITYTVASCTEQEANRYARFLLGTLETVMHWHASQSNYEKECANYPGFVTKYRVSRQEANDYVDYENYRHVVHKWHYKITKALVTCLESGDYIQIRNAILILQGILSRFPAITNLAAVIEKRIERVKNQEKSRRNDLYVLANSYSGRLKAAKSTLMPETDFHIVPKRTPPTSKVVNGTTEKAQAASKDGKAVGEVTENDKEVKVESTEATNGDVDMKEEKRETRSGKKEAEDKKDSSEAKKDDKKEDPKKKAKDGKRAKPDEEDETVEADREREGSVVSNSSSSSVKMEPPEGSTRGSKRRKTETNSKKKESHHKEHKTKERSKRTKSDETGHRRSRSRSREGSHHSRSRSDESTPSESSKKRKHRKHSSKSKLTESASPDKSAKHSSRKKISKANRLVNSVVVDVQTLDSDDSDVMLAYEDGGVEEPRKRNHHKTEQKHSRARSRHSRH